The following coding sequences are from one Pseudonocardia sp. HH130630-07 window:
- the yczE gene encoding membrane protein YczE yields the protein MPRRGRRLTQLLLGLTAYAFSMALMMRAGLGSMPWDVLHQGLAVHTGLSVGVLTMLVAVVVLLLWLPLRERPGIGTVANVVVIGLTVDIALAVVPEVASLPARIGLAAAGIVLNAVATAAYIGVGLGPGPRDGLMTGLADRTGWSVRLVRTAIEVTVVLTGWLLGGTFGVVTVLYAVGVGPLIQWFLPRLTVRVS from the coding sequence ATGCCACGGCGCGGACGCCGGCTCACCCAGCTGCTGCTGGGGCTGACCGCCTACGCGTTCTCGATGGCGCTGATGATGCGGGCCGGGCTCGGCTCGATGCCGTGGGACGTGCTGCACCAGGGCCTGGCCGTGCACACCGGGCTGTCCGTCGGCGTGCTGACGATGCTGGTCGCGGTCGTGGTCCTGCTGCTGTGGCTGCCGCTGCGCGAGCGCCCCGGGATCGGGACCGTGGCGAACGTCGTCGTCATCGGGCTGACGGTGGACATCGCGCTGGCCGTCGTGCCGGAGGTGGCGTCGCTGCCGGCCCGGATCGGGCTGGCAGCGGCCGGGATCGTGCTCAACGCGGTGGCGACGGCGGCCTACATCGGCGTCGGGCTGGGCCCCGGCCCGCGGGACGGCCTGATGACCGGCCTCGCGGACCGCACCGGCTGGTCCGTACGGCTGGTGCGGACCGCGATCGAGGTGACGGTCGTGCTCACCGGATGGCTGCTCGGCGGCACCTTCGGGGTCGTGACGGTGCTCTACGCGGTCGGGGTGGGCCCGCTGATCCAGTGGTTCCTGCCCCGGCTCACCGTCCGGGTGTCCTAA
- a CDS encoding DsbA family protein translates to MGRSERERHGAAQARLQAAGITPPKKSRGRQGLLIAGGVLIAVLLGGGYTVWQNHVSQPAGPPEPAYAVARAGVVVTAGEPAAPVTVDVYEDYLCPFCKQAETQYGDRITAALNSGRAKVNYHHIAILDDRTTPPGYSTRAGNAALCAVDAGIFPAYHARLYAEQPAEGSTGRTVEELTAIGTELGATGDFGGCVARQGDSRAIADATTAAVDDPVVAPGGRLELPTIVLNGRKVDLANTGWLDELAG, encoded by the coding sequence ATGGGACGCAGCGAACGGGAGCGGCACGGCGCCGCGCAGGCCCGGCTGCAGGCGGCCGGGATCACCCCGCCGAAGAAGTCGCGGGGCCGCCAGGGGCTGCTCATCGCCGGCGGGGTGCTGATCGCGGTGCTGCTCGGCGGCGGGTACACGGTCTGGCAGAACCACGTGTCGCAGCCAGCCGGGCCGCCGGAGCCCGCCTACGCGGTGGCGCGGGCCGGCGTCGTCGTCACCGCGGGGGAGCCGGCGGCGCCGGTCACCGTCGACGTCTACGAGGACTACCTCTGCCCGTTCTGCAAGCAGGCCGAGACCCAGTACGGCGACCGGATCACCGCCGCCCTGAACTCCGGCCGGGCGAAGGTGAACTACCACCACATCGCCATCCTCGACGACCGGACCACCCCGCCCGGGTACTCCACCCGCGCCGGCAACGCGGCACTCTGCGCCGTGGACGCCGGGATCTTCCCGGCCTACCACGCCCGGCTCTACGCCGAGCAGCCCGCGGAGGGCAGCACCGGCCGGACGGTCGAGGAACTGACCGCGATCGGTACCGAGCTCGGCGCGACGGGTGATTTCGGCGGCTGCGTGGCCCGGCAGGGCGACAGCCGCGCGATCGCCGACGCGACGACGGCGGCCGTGGACGACCCGGTCGTGGCTCCCGGCGGCCGGCTGGAGTTGCCGACCATCGTGCTGAACGGCCGCAAGGTCGACCTCGCGAACACGGGCTGGCTGGACGAGCTGGCCGGTTAG
- a CDS encoding MauE/DoxX family redox-associated membrane protein, whose amino-acid sequence MTTGRLLDLVGTVVRLGLAAVWLVSGIGKLADPLQAAVAVDAYRLLPQAGVSAVATMLPLLELALGGLLLLGIGTRLAAVVSAVLLLAFVAGLVQAWARGLSIDCGCFGGGGPVPPGEEQYPLTLLRDVGFLALATWLVIRPRTVVAVDRVWDDGS is encoded by the coding sequence GTGACCACCGGCCGGCTGCTCGACCTCGTCGGCACCGTCGTGCGGCTCGGGCTCGCCGCGGTCTGGCTGGTCTCCGGGATCGGCAAGCTCGCCGACCCGCTGCAGGCGGCCGTCGCGGTGGACGCCTACCGGCTGCTGCCCCAGGCCGGGGTGAGCGCCGTCGCGACGATGCTGCCGCTGCTCGAACTCGCGCTGGGCGGGTTGCTGCTGCTCGGGATCGGGACCCGGCTGGCCGCGGTGGTGAGCGCGGTGCTGCTGCTCGCCTTCGTCGCCGGGCTGGTGCAGGCCTGGGCCAGGGGCCTGTCCATCGACTGCGGGTGCTTCGGTGGCGGCGGCCCGGTGCCGCCCGGCGAGGAGCAGTACCCGCTGACACTGCTGCGCGACGTCGGGTTCCTGGCGCTCGCGACGTGGCTGGTCATCCGGCCGCGCACGGTCGTCGCGGTCGACCGGGTGTGGGACGACGGATCGTAG
- a CDS encoding cryptochrome/photolyase family protein, which produces MPQDRSAPLWLFADQLGPHVWDTDEFAGREVVLVESERALARKPFHRQKLHLVLSGMRHLADELGDRATYLRTGTYREALEKVGHPVVVHQPTSFPASDMVRRFRSDGLVSEIRPTPAFALGKDEFDEWAGDRDTFRMEDFYRTQRERFDVLMEGTEPVGGKWNYDHDNRESPPKGAGTLDVRAPWQPREDEIDDRVRADLDRAAKAGTRPTVGVDGPRRFAVTHGEATTALRHFVRHRLDTFGPYEDAVLAQDWAMAHSLLSVPLNLGALHPLEAVRAAERAYHDGTARLSSVEGFVRQVLGWREFVWQLYWRFGRGYTRRNHLRARTPLPDWWSDLDADAVTARCLSSALADVRDRGWTHHIPRLMILGNHALQRGYTPAEVNAWFATAFVDGFAWVMPPNVIGMSQYADGGAMVTKPYSSGGAYIDRMTDFCSGCAFDPKVRVGERACPFTAGYWQFVHRHRELHASNHRTARAVATMDRLRDLDALLEQESAREEY; this is translated from the coding sequence ATGCCGCAGGACCGCAGCGCCCCGCTCTGGCTGTTCGCCGACCAGCTGGGACCGCACGTCTGGGACACCGACGAGTTCGCCGGCCGGGAGGTCGTGCTGGTCGAGTCCGAGCGTGCGCTGGCCCGCAAGCCGTTCCACCGGCAGAAGCTGCACCTGGTGCTGTCGGGCATGCGCCACCTCGCCGACGAGCTCGGTGACCGGGCCACCTACCTGCGGACCGGGACCTACCGGGAGGCGCTGGAGAAGGTCGGGCACCCGGTCGTCGTGCACCAGCCGACGTCGTTCCCGGCCTCGGACATGGTGCGGCGGTTCCGGTCCGACGGGCTGGTCTCCGAGATCCGCCCGACGCCGGCCTTCGCGCTCGGCAAGGACGAGTTCGACGAGTGGGCCGGGGACCGCGACACGTTCCGGATGGAGGACTTCTACCGGACCCAGCGGGAGCGCTTCGACGTCCTGATGGAGGGCACCGAGCCCGTCGGCGGGAAGTGGAACTACGACCACGACAACCGCGAGTCCCCGCCCAAGGGGGCAGGCACCCTCGACGTGAGGGCCCCGTGGCAGCCCCGCGAGGACGAGATCGACGACCGGGTCCGGGCCGATCTCGACCGCGCCGCGAAGGCCGGTACCCGGCCGACGGTCGGCGTCGACGGCCCGCGCCGGTTCGCGGTGACCCACGGCGAGGCGACGACGGCTCTGCGGCACTTCGTCCGGCACCGCCTGGACACCTTCGGCCCGTACGAGGACGCGGTGCTGGCGCAGGACTGGGCGATGGCGCACTCGCTGCTGTCGGTGCCGCTGAACCTCGGCGCGCTGCACCCGCTGGAGGCGGTCCGGGCCGCCGAGCGCGCCTACCACGACGGGACGGCCCGGCTGTCCAGCGTCGAGGGCTTCGTCCGGCAGGTGCTCGGCTGGCGCGAGTTCGTGTGGCAGCTGTACTGGCGGTTCGGCCGCGGCTACACCCGGCGCAACCACCTGCGGGCCCGCACCCCGCTGCCGGACTGGTGGTCGGACCTGGACGCCGACGCCGTCACCGCGCGGTGCCTGTCCTCGGCGCTGGCCGACGTCCGGGACCGCGGCTGGACCCACCACATCCCGCGGCTGATGATCCTCGGCAACCACGCCCTGCAGCGCGGCTACACCCCGGCCGAGGTGAACGCCTGGTTCGCGACGGCGTTCGTCGACGGGTTCGCCTGGGTCATGCCGCCGAACGTGATCGGGATGAGCCAGTACGCCGACGGCGGGGCGATGGTGACCAAGCCGTACTCCTCCGGCGGAGCCTACATCGACCGGATGACCGACTTCTGCTCCGGCTGCGCGTTCGACCCGAAGGTCCGGGTGGGCGAGAGGGCCTGCCCGTTCACCGCGGGGTACTGGCAGTTCGTGCACCGGCACCGGGAGCTGCACGCGTCGAACCACCGGACGGCGCGGGCGGTCGCGACGATGGACCGGTTGAGAGATCTGGACGCGCTGCTGGAGCAGGAGTCGGCGCGGGAGGAGTACTGA
- a CDS encoding ferredoxin: MRVTVDKDLCIGAGQCVVTAPDVFDQDDDGLVELLTDAPADTDREAVKEAEHVCPARVISVEG, from the coding sequence ATGCGCGTGACCGTGGACAAGGACCTCTGTATCGGCGCCGGGCAGTGCGTCGTGACCGCACCGGACGTCTTCGACCAGGACGACGACGGTCTGGTCGAGCTGCTGACCGACGCCCCCGCCGACACCGACCGGGAGGCGGTGAAGGAGGCCGAGCACGTGTGCCCGGCCCGGGTGATCAGCGTCGAGGGCTAG
- a CDS encoding MarR family winged helix-turn-helix transcriptional regulator, producing the protein MSEPTGDRTDDSRAVSVAELTRAAYRLSAADARLRGRATRRDEALSLTHARTLKVLAEHGPMTVGELAGHVETSAAAVTQLVHGLTTAGFVTRERTAAGDRRTSMVTLTGAGLHRHRERETALAARLGELLADLDGGSIDVAAAVLTRLAALYDEL; encoded by the coding sequence GTGAGCGAACCGACCGGCGACCGGACCGACGACAGCCGTGCTGTCTCCGTCGCGGAGCTGACCCGAGCGGCCTACCGGCTCAGCGCGGCCGATGCGCGACTGCGCGGCCGGGCGACGAGGCGCGACGAGGCGCTCTCGCTCACGCACGCACGCACGCTGAAGGTGCTGGCCGAACACGGTCCGATGACGGTGGGCGAGCTGGCCGGCCATGTGGAGACCAGTGCCGCCGCCGTCACCCAGCTCGTGCACGGGCTCACCACCGCCGGTTTCGTCACCCGGGAGCGCACCGCCGCCGGCGACCGGCGTACGTCGATGGTCACGCTGACCGGAGCGGGTCTGCACCGCCACCGGGAACGCGAGACCGCACTCGCCGCCCGGCTGGGTGAGCTGCTCGCCGATCTCGACGGCGGGTCGATCGACGTGGCCGCCGCGGTCCTCACCCGGCTGGCCGCGCTCTACGACGAGCTCTGA
- a CDS encoding alpha/beta hydrolase, translated as MTIRSTGQSWSLDIALAQGGFDALHPEAKGTMQQLGHDTADFDKVFALVRSGAMLPKAWATIAAQAQERGEHHERLGYARTASDLYARAAVMFGRAQYSVLDPGDARKTALRERCDECVARVGRLRGDTVRRVELPFDGGTIFALLHLPAVPVTGAPAVILGPGMDMIKEGYIAAAERYYTSRGAVALSIEGPGQGETRARGVTVTLDNYERAIGTYADHLAGLDEVDAERIGMFGISMSGYWSLRALARPDNSLRAVAAFEAVSGDFETIFERAQPSFKNNYMYMAGYTDETAFDRDLAQRMPLGDLVARITRPVLLGLGEFDELTPVEDALATYERITAPKEMRVYEDEFHPLGGTAAEVFAFGAEWLVRALDGTFDTPGRDERFFVHRDGRTTDGTADPRWRLGAAPSALTAARTPARQPSSHGAVRLH; from the coding sequence ATGACGATCCGGTCGACCGGGCAGAGCTGGTCCCTGGACATCGCGCTCGCCCAGGGTGGCTTCGATGCACTGCACCCCGAGGCCAAGGGCACGATGCAGCAGCTGGGCCACGACACCGCCGATTTCGACAAGGTCTTCGCCCTCGTCCGCAGCGGCGCGATGCTTCCCAAGGCGTGGGCGACCATCGCCGCACAGGCCCAGGAGCGCGGCGAGCACCACGAGCGACTCGGATACGCGCGCACGGCCTCGGACCTCTACGCGCGTGCGGCCGTCATGTTCGGGCGGGCGCAGTACTCCGTCCTGGACCCGGGCGACGCGCGCAAGACCGCGCTCCGGGAGCGGTGCGACGAGTGCGTGGCCAGGGTCGGACGCCTGCGCGGCGACACGGTCCGCAGGGTCGAGCTGCCCTTCGACGGCGGGACGATCTTCGCCCTCCTGCACCTTCCCGCCGTTCCGGTGACCGGGGCCCCGGCGGTCATCCTGGGGCCCGGCATGGACATGATCAAGGAGGGCTACATCGCCGCCGCCGAGCGGTACTACACCTCACGGGGCGCGGTGGCACTGTCGATCGAGGGGCCGGGCCAGGGCGAGACACGGGCTCGCGGCGTCACGGTGACGCTGGACAACTACGAGCGCGCCATCGGGACCTACGCCGATCACCTGGCCGGGCTCGACGAGGTCGACGCCGAGCGGATCGGCATGTTCGGGATCAGCATGAGCGGCTACTGGTCGTTGCGCGCACTGGCCCGGCCGGACAACAGTCTGCGGGCCGTGGCCGCGTTCGAGGCCGTCTCCGGCGACTTCGAGACGATCTTCGAGCGCGCCCAGCCGAGCTTCAAGAACAACTACATGTACATGGCCGGCTACACCGACGAGACCGCGTTCGACCGTGATCTCGCGCAGCGGATGCCGCTCGGCGACCTGGTCGCGCGGATCACCCGGCCGGTACTGCTCGGCCTGGGGGAGTTCGACGAACTGACCCCGGTCGAGGACGCCCTGGCGACCTACGAACGCATCACCGCCCCCAAGGAGATGCGGGTCTACGAGGACGAGTTCCACCCGCTCGGCGGCACCGCCGCCGAGGTGTTCGCCTTCGGCGCGGAGTGGCTCGTCCGCGCGCTCGACGGGACGTTCGACACCCCCGGGCGCGACGAACGGTTCTTCGTCCACCGCGACGGGCGGACCACCGACGGCACAGCCGATCCCCGGTGGCGGCTCGGGGCCGCACCCTCCGCCCTGACGGCGGCACGGACGCCGGCCCGGCAACCGAGCAGCCACGGGGCGGTGCGGCTCCACTGA
- a CDS encoding TetR/AcrR family transcriptional regulator: protein MPRITQEQKRLNRERIVGAAGEGFRRRGVDGIGIDELMKAAGMTHGGFYNHFASKDDLALEVLHQGFTDSLAELDAIRAAHPGSARAALHDMVDRYVDAGHRDRPEQGCASAAFVSDTGRHGSAAQAEYRRGLDGYLTAIADMLTDRERESGGELAPAEARERAVALFSQMVGALLLSRAVADADPDLSDEVLAANRRRLTAG, encoded by the coding sequence GTGCCGCGCATCACGCAGGAGCAGAAGCGGCTCAACCGCGAGCGGATCGTCGGCGCGGCGGGGGAGGGGTTCCGGCGCCGCGGCGTCGACGGCATCGGGATCGACGAGCTGATGAAGGCCGCCGGGATGACCCACGGGGGCTTCTACAACCACTTCGCGTCCAAGGACGACCTCGCCCTGGAGGTCCTGCACCAGGGCTTCACGGACTCGCTGGCCGAGCTCGACGCCATCCGCGCGGCGCACCCCGGTTCCGCCCGGGCGGCCCTGCACGACATGGTCGACCGGTACGTCGACGCCGGCCACCGTGACCGGCCCGAGCAGGGCTGTGCCTCGGCCGCCTTCGTCTCCGACACCGGCCGGCACGGGAGCGCGGCCCAGGCCGAGTACCGCCGGGGGCTCGACGGCTACCTGACCGCCATCGCGGACATGCTCACCGACCGCGAACGGGAGTCCGGCGGCGAGCTCGCCCCGGCCGAGGCCCGGGAACGGGCGGTGGCGCTGTTCAGCCAGATGGTCGGCGCGCTGCTGCTGTCCCGGGCCGTCGCCGATGCCGACCCGGACCTGTCGGACGAGGTGCTGGCGGCCAACCGCCGACGACTGACGGCCGGCTGA
- a CDS encoding NADPH-dependent F420 reductase: protein MEIGIIGAGVVAQAIAGHLVAAGHPVRLSNSRGPDTLRDVVTRLGPSARAVTIEEAAAADLVFLTVPWPRVGEALDGLPPWDGRILVDTTNREPEPPLDAGPGITTPSEFVASRAPGAHVVKAFNTLYAQYIAADPRHPDGRQLLFYAGDDTGAKATFHGLAESIGFAAVDAGPLREGGRAMQIGGPLSALHALRQD from the coding sequence GTGGAGATCGGAATCATCGGTGCCGGAGTGGTCGCGCAGGCCATCGCCGGTCACCTCGTCGCAGCGGGTCACCCGGTGCGCCTGAGCAACAGCCGCGGCCCGGACACGTTGCGCGACGTCGTGACCCGGCTGGGACCGTCGGCGCGCGCGGTCACGATCGAGGAGGCCGCGGCCGCCGACCTGGTGTTCCTCACCGTGCCGTGGCCGCGGGTCGGCGAGGCGCTGGACGGGCTGCCGCCGTGGGACGGCCGCATCCTCGTCGACACGACCAACCGGGAACCGGAGCCGCCGCTCGACGCCGGTCCCGGGATCACGACGCCGAGCGAGTTCGTCGCGAGCCGGGCACCGGGCGCGCACGTGGTCAAGGCGTTCAACACCCTGTACGCGCAGTACATCGCGGCCGATCCCCGGCACCCGGACGGCAGGCAGCTGCTCTTCTACGCCGGCGACGACACCGGCGCCAAGGCCACGTTCCACGGTCTCGCCGAGAGCATCGGCTTCGCCGCGGTGGACGCCGGTCCGCTGCGCGAGGGCGGCCGGGCGATGCAGATCGGCGGCCCGCTCTCGGCCCTGCACGCCCTGAGGCAGGACTGA
- a CDS encoding alcohol dehydrogenase catalytic domain-containing protein has translation MRALAYRTAHTLDAFAVDLVDVDEPVLRDGDLLVEVRAIGVNPGEAAIRRTRSAGPGGRLVLGWEFAGVVVAAGPAATGFGIGDRVLGTGDITRDGSWAERVAVDHRVVAAIPDELTFVDAASLPIGVLTATEALFRDQDALPAGVGTVLVLGGAGGVGSAAIQLLRTRTPAFVIGTASRPESREWTAAMGAHLVVDHRGDLATQLRAAGIGTVDMVLSTAGTGGHAASIVEVLRPFGHLAFVDSPGPLDLDAFAGKSLSLHAEMVFSRIVDGGDAGRQGEILARSAIDAAAGRLRPIVTTTLDGLTVDTMRAAHALVETGRTVGKTVIAVPSEEGTST, from the coding sequence ATGCGGGCGCTCGCCTACCGGACGGCGCACACCCTCGACGCCTTCGCCGTCGACCTCGTCGACGTCGACGAGCCGGTGCTGCGCGACGGCGACCTGCTGGTCGAGGTCCGCGCGATCGGCGTCAACCCCGGTGAGGCCGCGATCCGGCGCACCCGCAGCGCCGGACCCGGCGGCCGGCTCGTCCTGGGCTGGGAGTTCGCCGGGGTCGTCGTCGCGGCCGGACCGGCGGCCACCGGGTTCGGGATCGGGGACCGGGTGCTGGGCACCGGCGACATCACCCGCGACGGCAGCTGGGCCGAGCGCGTCGCGGTGGACCACCGGGTCGTCGCCGCGATCCCCGACGAGCTGACGTTCGTCGACGCCGCGTCCCTGCCGATCGGGGTCCTCACCGCCACCGAGGCGCTCTTCCGCGACCAGGACGCCCTGCCCGCCGGGGTCGGGACCGTCCTGGTCCTCGGCGGGGCGGGCGGTGTGGGCTCGGCGGCGATCCAGCTGCTCCGGACGCGGACGCCGGCGTTCGTGATCGGCACCGCCTCACGGCCCGAGTCGCGGGAGTGGACCGCCGCGATGGGCGCCCACCTCGTCGTCGACCATCGCGGCGACCTGGCCACTCAGCTGCGCGCAGCCGGGATCGGCACCGTCGACATGGTGCTCTCGACGGCGGGCACCGGCGGACACGCCGCGTCGATCGTCGAGGTGCTGCGCCCCTTCGGCCACCTGGCCTTCGTGGACTCCCCCGGCCCGCTGGACCTGGACGCGTTCGCCGGGAAGTCGCTGTCGCTGCACGCCGAGATGGTGTTCAGCCGGATCGTCGACGGCGGCGACGCCGGGCGCCAGGGGGAGATCCTCGCCCGGTCGGCGATCGACGCGGCCGCGGGACGGCTGCGCCCGATCGTCACCACCACGCTCGACGGGCTGACCGTCGACACCATGCGGGCCGCACACGCGCTCGTCGAGACCGGCCGGACCGTCGGCAAGACCGTGATCGCCGTCCCCTCCGAGGAAGGAACCTCCACATGA
- a CDS encoding nitroreductase/quinone reductase family protein, which yields MTPDLLDGEYVPSSDPGTRDQVALYERTDGREGATMLDGPVIVLTVRGARSGKLRKVALMRIERDGVYAIGASAGGRARNPGWFHNLLAHPTVQVQDGAVRSLMTARVSEGDERADWIAYADELYPFFAGFRERAAGAREVPLVLLEPAGS from the coding sequence ATGACACCCGACCTGCTCGACGGCGAGTACGTCCCCAGCTCCGACCCGGGCACCCGGGACCAGGTCGCGCTCTACGAGCGCACCGACGGCCGCGAGGGCGCGACGATGCTCGACGGTCCGGTGATCGTGCTGACCGTGCGCGGGGCGCGTTCGGGCAAGCTGCGCAAGGTCGCCCTGATGCGCATCGAGCGCGACGGGGTCTACGCCATCGGCGCCTCGGCCGGCGGCCGGGCCCGCAACCCGGGCTGGTTCCACAACCTGCTCGCCCATCCGACGGTGCAGGTGCAGGACGGCGCCGTCCGCTCGCTGATGACCGCCCGGGTCAGCGAGGGCGACGAGCGGGCGGACTGGATCGCCTACGCCGACGAGCTCTACCCGTTCTTCGCGGGGTTTCGCGAGCGCGCGGCCGGGGCCCGCGAGGTCCCGCTGGTCCTGCTAGAGCCCGCCGGGAGCTGA
- a CDS encoding cyclase family protein: protein MTLIDLSHPIVAGMTTYPGLPGPRIEDHLSFEASRDRYAPDTEFAIGRISMVANTGTYLDTPAHRYRGGHDLSGLPLERCAGLPAVVVGLAGTDGHEIGPENLPADVEGCAVLLHTGWDRHWGTDRYGDPRHPHLTEAGAHHLVGHGAVLVGIDSVNIDDTVGGARPAHSVLLAADIPVVEHLTALAGLPGRGAVFSAVPPAIQGLATFPVRAFAVVG from the coding sequence GTGACCCTGATCGACCTGAGCCATCCGATCGTCGCCGGCATGACGACCTACCCCGGCCTGCCGGGACCCCGGATCGAGGATCACCTCAGCTTCGAGGCCTCCCGGGATCGCTACGCGCCGGACACCGAGTTCGCGATCGGGCGCATCTCGATGGTCGCCAACACCGGGACCTATCTCGACACCCCGGCTCACCGCTACCGCGGCGGCCACGACCTGTCCGGGCTCCCTCTCGAACGCTGCGCCGGCCTCCCGGCCGTCGTCGTCGGCCTCGCCGGGACCGACGGGCACGAGATCGGGCCCGAGAACCTGCCGGCCGACGTCGAGGGGTGCGCGGTGCTGCTGCACACCGGCTGGGACCGGCACTGGGGCACCGACCGCTACGGCGACCCGCGTCACCCCCACCTCACCGAGGCCGGCGCGCACCACCTGGTCGGGCACGGCGCCGTCCTGGTCGGGATCGACTCGGTCAACATCGACGACACCGTGGGCGGGGCCCGTCCCGCGCACAGTGTTCTGCTCGCCGCCGACATCCCCGTCGTCGAGCACCTCACGGCGCTGGCCGGGCTGCCCGGACGCGGCGCCGTCTTCAGTGCGGTCCCACCCGCGATCCAGGGTCTGGCGACCTTCCCGGTGCGGGCCTTCGCCGTGGTCGGCTGA
- a CDS encoding saccharopine dehydrogenase family protein has translation MARPRNDPDGPVDIAVHGATGFVGALTAHYLAEHAPTGVRIALSGRSEARLLAARAALPASAQDWPLIVTDSADPAATDRLAAAARVVLSTVGPYARYGRELVASCAGAGTHYADLSGEVLFVRDAIDRCHGIAESTGARIVHSCGYDSIPSDLGVWLAHTAAEADDAGGLTEVRTVATMRGGFSGGTVDSVRGQLDTVRTDRVQRRLAADPHALSPDRVTEPTPSQPSDVPAPTRLDDGTWTAPFLMASYNTRVVRRSNALLGHAYGRGLRYGELQGCGRGIAGAATAAGVTGGLGLLVGALALPPVRPLADRLLPAPGTGPSERARARGWFRMDVRATTGSGRRYRARVGGPGDPGYAATAVMFGESGLALALGGPELPDRAGCLTPATALGGVLVDRLRAAGHTYEVEPE, from the coding sequence GTGGCGCGACCCCGGAACGATCCGGACGGCCCGGTCGACATAGCCGTGCACGGCGCGACCGGTTTCGTGGGGGCGCTGACCGCGCACTACCTGGCCGAGCACGCCCCGACCGGGGTCCGGATCGCGCTGTCCGGCCGGTCCGAGGCCCGGCTGCTGGCGGCCCGTGCCGCGCTGCCGGCGAGCGCGCAGGACTGGCCGCTGATCGTCACCGACTCCGCGGACCCGGCGGCGACCGACCGGCTGGCGGCCGCCGCCCGCGTCGTCCTGAGCACGGTCGGGCCGTACGCCCGGTACGGCCGCGAGCTGGTCGCGTCCTGCGCCGGGGCGGGCACCCACTACGCGGACCTGAGCGGCGAGGTCCTGTTCGTCCGGGACGCGATCGACCGCTGCCACGGGATCGCCGAGTCGACCGGGGCCCGGATCGTGCACTCCTGCGGCTACGACTCGATCCCGTCGGACCTGGGGGTGTGGCTCGCCCACACCGCGGCCGAGGCCGACGACGCCGGCGGTCTCACCGAGGTCCGGACGGTCGCGACCATGCGCGGCGGGTTCTCCGGCGGCACGGTCGACTCGGTGCGCGGACAGCTCGACACCGTGCGCACGGACCGGGTGCAGCGCCGGCTGGCGGCCGACCCGCACGCGCTGAGCCCGGACCGCGTGACCGAACCGACGCCGTCGCAGCCGTCCGACGTGCCGGCGCCCACCCGGCTCGACGACGGCACCTGGACCGCGCCGTTCCTCATGGCGTCCTACAACACGCGGGTGGTGCGCCGCTCGAACGCGCTGCTCGGGCACGCCTACGGCCGCGGCCTGCGCTACGGCGAGCTGCAGGGCTGCGGCCGCGGCATCGCCGGAGCCGCGACGGCCGCCGGGGTCACCGGCGGGCTCGGGCTGCTCGTCGGTGCGCTCGCGCTGCCCCCGGTCCGCCCGCTGGCCGACCGGCTGCTCCCGGCGCCGGGGACCGGGCCGTCGGAACGCGCCCGGGCCCGCGGGTGGTTCCGGATGGACGTGCGGGCGACGACCGGGTCCGGCCGGCGCTACCGGGCGCGGGTCGGCGGTCCGGGTGATCCCGGGTACGCCGCCACCGCCGTGATGTTCGGCGAGAGCGGCCTCGCGCTGGCGCTGGGCGGACCGGAGCTGCCCGACCGCGCCGGGTGTCTCACCCCGGCGACGGCGCTGGGCGGGGTCCTCGTCGACCGGCTCCGGGCGGCGGGGCACACCTACGAGGTGGAACCGGAATGA